A single window of Bacteroidota bacterium DNA harbors:
- a CDS encoding bacteriophage abortive infection AbiH family protein produces MVIKKLYIIGNGFDLHHNLRTSYYDFAKFLKKKNKDLYITLEKYISYPSFDRDLWSRFEENLANLEIKEIIYEHADTLPSYGSDDFRDRDRYVFPDIMHEHYQKLTSGLFSEFEAFIKNVDFHETAFEYNVKLDKSATFLTFNYTNTLEHLYKIDKKQIVYIHNSVFYNSEGIVLGHGIDPENFKEKRQIPPDGLNEEQLEDWNDQHNDYDYSYDTGKETLMRYFKDTYKPTKDIIKEHSAFFKSIINVEEVYILGHSISPVDLPYFQQIIRSVRKDVKWHVSYYDIKESKKHFGTLKALGIEENNIILFKLVDIKENNKQFKMDLN; encoded by the coding sequence ATGGTAATAAAAAAATTATACATAATAGGAAACGGTTTTGATCTTCATCATAATTTAAGAACAAGCTATTATGATTTTGCGAAATTTCTTAAGAAAAAAAACAAAGATTTGTATATTACTCTAGAAAAGTACATTTCTTACCCATCGTTTGACAGAGACCTTTGGTCAAGATTTGAAGAAAATTTGGCAAACTTAGAAATAAAAGAAATAATTTATGAACACGCAGACACTTTACCAAGCTATGGAAGTGATGACTTTAGAGATAGAGATAGATATGTATTTCCAGATATTATGCATGAACACTATCAAAAACTGACCAGTGGACTTTTTTCGGAATTTGAAGCCTTTATAAAAAATGTTGATTTCCACGAAACTGCTTTTGAGTATAATGTTAAACTTGACAAATCAGCAACATTTTTAACTTTCAATTACACAAACACCTTAGAGCATTTATACAAAATAGACAAAAAACAAATTGTCTACATTCATAATTCTGTATTCTACAATAGTGAAGGTATTGTATTAGGACACGGAATTGACCCTGAAAATTTTAAAGAAAAAAGACAAATACCTCCTGACGGATTAAATGAAGAGCAATTAGAAGATTGGAATGACCAACATAATGACTATGATTATTCTTACGATACGGGTAAAGAAACTTTAATGCGATATTTTAAAGACACATACAAACCTACCAAAGATATCATAAAAGAACACAGTGCTTTCTTTAAAAGTATTATTAATGTAGAAGAGGTATATATTCTTGGTCATTCTATCTCTCCAGTTGACCTGCCATATTTTCAACAAATTATTAGGTCAGTTAGAAAAGATGTAAAATGGCATGTTTCCTATTATGACATCAAAGAAAGCAAAAAACATTTTGGCACTTTAAAAGCACTAGGTATTGAAGAAAATAATATCATACTTTTTAAGCTAGTAGATATAAAAGAAAATAACAAGCAATTCAAAATGGACTTAAATTGA
- a CDS encoding UPF0489 family protein: protein MIEFRNPHYIVPPGSDKQILSHPTLENEVVELAIFQEHRYAFFYWLKWTRKQKTTHPPCLVSLDWHQDLCVPSDTEKQWLSELDQSSDGEVAIFSWTKLAGNNDGHILCAAYLNLIGNIYVLCRQGAFDNDWEDEKLTDIKGNIHHIKKFRTYEALEKHLLTTTEKQVFFDIDLDFFTINNPYNGKGSKFTYVTKEQIINMLSTDTLLIKWIFARLAGFTIATEPKHCGGLSKSNKLLDIINKIYFKSDIFNEDCDWRHNKFKR from the coding sequence ATGATAGAATTTAGAAACCCTCATTACATAGTTCCTCCAGGTTCGGATAAACAAATACTATCACATCCTACATTAGAAAATGAAGTGGTTGAATTAGCTATTTTTCAAGAACACCGTTACGCCTTTTTCTATTGGTTAAAATGGACAAGAAAGCAAAAAACAACCCATCCACCATGTTTAGTTTCTTTAGACTGGCATCAAGACCTTTGTGTTCCCAGTGACACTGAAAAACAATGGTTATCCGAACTTGACCAGTCAAGCGATGGTGAAGTTGCAATATTTTCATGGACAAAACTCGCGGGTAATAACGATGGACATATTTTATGCGCAGCATATCTAAATTTAATTGGTAATATCTATGTCCTCTGTCGTCAAGGAGCATTTGATAATGATTGGGAAGATGAAAAACTAACTGATATAAAAGGAAATATACATCATATTAAAAAATTTAGGACGTACGAGGCTTTAGAAAAACACCTTTTAACAACAACAGAAAAACAAGTTTTTTTTGACATTGACCTTGATTTTTTTACTATTAACAACCCATATAATGGGAAAGGAAGTAAATTTACATATGTGACAAAAGAACAAATAATCAATATGCTTTCTACGGATACATTGTTAATTAAGTGGATTTTCGCAAGACTTGCAGGTTTTACGATTGCTACAGAACCCAAACATTGTGGTGGACTTTCGAAATCAAACAAGCTTTTGGACATTATTAACAAGATATATTTTAAATCAGATATCTTTAATGAAGATTGTGATTGGCGGCATAATAAATTTAAAAGATAG
- a CDS encoding cysteine desulfurase family protein: protein MKSKKQIIYLDNNATTQVDKRVLEAMIPFLTDVFANASSTHQFGLEAHEAVKNARKQVAELIGADPHEIVFTSGATEAINLALKGAAESYNSKGKHIITLATEHSAVLDTCKHLETKGFEVTYLSVKSDGIIDLSELKNVLRNDTILVSIMLANNETGVLQPIKEIAKLSHDIGALFMCDATQAVGKIPINVDELEIDLLCFSGHKIYAPKGVGVLYIRQRLNRVKIPALLHGGGHERGMRSGTLNVPGIVAIGVASALAQKEMNKNAESILALRNYLETELLKVDGTSINGNIASRLYNTTNILFSGADSDAVIMGLSNPENDFPLIAVSNGSACTSASMEPSHVLTGMGLDETSAFSCIRFSLGKYNTKKEMDIVVAAVKTVVDNLRAMVS, encoded by the coding sequence ATGAAAAGTAAAAAACAAATAATTTATCTTGATAATAATGCAACGACACAAGTTGATAAAAGAGTATTGGAAGCTATGATACCTTTTCTGACAGATGTATTTGCAAACGCAAGTAGTACTCATCAATTTGGTTTAGAGGCACATGAGGCAGTTAAAAATGCAAGGAAGCAAGTTGCTGAATTAATTGGTGCAGACCCTCACGAAATTGTTTTTACAAGTGGTGCTACTGAAGCAATTAATTTGGCTCTCAAGGGTGCCGCTGAAAGTTACAATAGTAAAGGAAAGCACATTATAACCTTAGCAACCGAACATTCAGCGGTATTGGATACTTGTAAGCATTTAGAAACAAAAGGTTTTGAAGTGACCTACTTGTCTGTCAAGTCAGATGGAATAATTGACTTATCTGAATTAAAAAATGTCTTACGTAATGATACTATTTTGGTGTCAATAATGTTAGCAAATAATGAAACGGGAGTACTTCAACCTATTAAAGAAATTGCAAAACTGTCACATGATATAGGGGCTTTGTTTATGTGTGATGCAACACAAGCTGTTGGTAAAATACCCATCAATGTGGATGAGTTAGAAATAGATTTATTATGTTTCAGTGGACATAAAATATATGCTCCAAAAGGTGTAGGAGTCTTGTATATTCGTCAGCGATTAAACCGTGTAAAGATACCTGCTTTGTTACATGGTGGGGGGCATGAAAGGGGAATGAGAAGTGGCACATTAAATGTGCCAGGAATTGTTGCAATTGGTGTTGCCAGTGCTTTAGCTCAAAAAGAAATGAATAAAAATGCTGAAAGCATTTTGGCTTTGAGAAACTATTTAGAAACTGAACTTTTGAAAGTTGACGGCACAAGTATAAACGGAAATATTGCTTCTCGTTTGTATAACACAACAAATATTTTGTTTAGTGGTGCTGATTCTGATGCTGTAATTATGGGTTTAAGTAATCCTGAAAATGATTTTCCTTTGATTGCTGTGAGTAATGGAAGTGCTTGTACTTCTGCATCAATGGAGCCATCTCATGTTTTAACTGGAATGGGATTAGATGAAACTTCTGCTTTTAGTTGCATTCGTTTTTCCCTTGGAAAATACAACACTAAAAAGGAAATGGATATTGTTGTTGCTGCTGTTAAAACTGTGGTCGACAATTTGAGGGCTATGGTTTCTTAA
- the dndD gene encoding DNA sulfur modification protein DndD, protein MIIKEIELCNYRIYKGSNIIDLSPDGKKNIFIISGRNGFGKTTFLMSMVWCLYGKQMQDVDDLYKKEIADQGGYSKYIVNSLNRLAKAEGDEKFSVSITFTEVNIPEVPCKEIIITRSYAKSSAAEEIEVLIDGYPSELAKEVGQEIFIREFIMPIEIAKFFFFDAEKIVNLAEVNTAEQRRNLSRAYSEVLGIRKYEDIRTELENLQLKLRQESASATEKGQLKLLEAEVEGCEEKISENQKLIDEQREKRNEKNKESRDIQEKLIKAGSLITVEELQQIRLQEDELTKRQNELSNELKDSFDIIPFAIAGEKFLEVNKQLENEANHKAAQFKDENVKGVTNRILTDLFNIPTPEKLAIDYQVQKFYSENFEKLIRKHFFSDTPQLPDDFKVIHEFSDSEKNELQAVLSNIKQSFRESFRRINGDYTQTRNELNGIRRRIKDAEANQEDPIIADYRKHKEDLDKEIIRIESTIDSLNREIGELTNEKTQKGHRISELSRKLNVSKQNKEKDAIIARNIANLKDFIGKFKAKKKESLEEQILSGLNTLLHKKGFIKKVEVEIIGDDIDIILKNSRNEEIKKESLSKGEQQMYATALLRGLVEESDIQFPVFIDSPMQKFDEQHAENIVKYFYPNISEQVVIFPLVNKELTEKEFNILSKHIAQTFLINNVHEDKSEFISVAPDKFLKTYNKMYNNAD, encoded by the coding sequence ATGATAATTAAAGAAATTGAGCTTTGCAATTACCGAATCTACAAGGGTTCCAACATTATTGACCTTTCTCCCGATGGCAAGAAAAATATTTTCATTATAAGCGGAAGAAATGGATTTGGTAAAACGACCTTCCTAATGTCAATGGTTTGGTGCTTATATGGTAAGCAAATGCAGGACGTTGACGATTTATACAAAAAAGAAATTGCAGACCAAGGAGGTTACAGCAAATATATTGTAAACTCTCTTAACCGACTTGCAAAAGCAGAGGGTGATGAAAAATTTTCTGTTTCAATCACGTTCACAGAAGTAAACATCCCCGAAGTACCTTGTAAGGAAATAATTATAACTCGTAGTTATGCAAAATCAAGTGCGGCAGAGGAAATAGAAGTTTTGATTGACGGTTACCCAAGTGAATTAGCAAAAGAAGTTGGACAGGAAATCTTCATTCGAGAATTTATTATGCCAATTGAAATAGCGAAATTTTTCTTTTTTGATGCAGAAAAAATTGTAAATCTTGCAGAGGTAAATACTGCAGAACAACGCAGAAACTTAAGTCGTGCCTATTCAGAAGTTTTAGGTATCAGAAAGTACGAAGATATAAGAACTGAGTTAGAAAATTTACAACTTAAACTTCGTCAAGAATCAGCCAGTGCAACGGAAAAAGGGCAACTTAAACTTTTAGAAGCAGAAGTTGAAGGTTGTGAAGAGAAAATTTCAGAGAATCAAAAACTGATTGACGAACAGAGAGAAAAACGCAATGAGAAAAATAAAGAATCAAGAGATATACAAGAAAAGCTTATTAAAGCAGGTAGTTTAATTACAGTAGAAGAACTACAACAAATACGCCTACAGGAGGACGAACTTACAAAGAGGCAAAATGAATTATCAAATGAACTAAAAGATTCATTTGACATCATTCCATTTGCCATTGCTGGAGAGAAATTTTTAGAAGTAAATAAGCAATTGGAGAATGAAGCTAACCATAAAGCAGCTCAGTTCAAAGATGAAAATGTAAAAGGTGTAACTAATAGAATCCTTACAGATTTATTTAATATTCCTACTCCTGAAAAATTAGCTATTGATTACCAAGTACAGAAATTTTATTCAGAGAATTTTGAAAAACTAATTCGCAAACATTTCTTTTCTGACACTCCGCAATTGCCAGATGATTTTAAAGTAATTCACGAATTTTCCGATTCAGAAAAAAACGAATTACAAGCAGTTCTGAGTAATATCAAACAATCCTTCCGTGAATCATTCAGAAGAATAAATGGGGACTATACACAAACAAGAAACGAATTAAACGGAATTAGGAGAAGGATAAAAGATGCTGAAGCGAATCAGGAAGATCCAATTATTGCTGATTACCGTAAACACAAGGAAGATTTAGACAAGGAAATAATTAGAATTGAAAGTACTATTGATTCTTTGAATCGTGAAATTGGAGAACTGACAAACGAGAAAACGCAAAAAGGGCATCGTATTTCAGAGCTTTCAAGAAAATTAAATGTATCGAAACAAAACAAAGAGAAGGACGCTATAATTGCAAGGAATATAGCTAACTTAAAAGATTTTATTGGTAAGTTCAAGGCGAAGAAAAAAGAATCTTTAGAGGAACAAATTTTAAGCGGTTTAAATACTTTGCTTCACAAAAAAGGTTTTATTAAAAAAGTTGAAGTTGAAATTATTGGAGATGACATAGACATTATTTTGAAAAATAGTCGCAATGAAGAAATTAAAAAAGAATCATTGAGTAAAGGCGAACAACAAATGTATGCAACTGCTTTGCTACGCGGACTTGTGGAGGAAAGTGATATTCAGTTTCCTGTTTTCATTGATTCACCAATGCAAAAATTTGATGAGCAACATGCTGAAAATATAGTGAAGTATTTTTATCCTAATATTTCAGAGCAAGTAGTTATTTTCCCTCTTGTCAATAAGGAACTAACTGAAAAAGAATTTAATATACTTTCAAAACATATTGCTCAAACTTTTTTAATTAATAATGTGCACGAAGACAAGAGTGAATTCATTTCTGTTGCACCCGATAAATTTTTGAAGACGTATAACAAAATGTATAATAATGCTGATTAA
- the dndC gene encoding DNA phosphorothioation system sulfurtransferase DndC — translation MSINISHIENEIIDQYLYDESDRPWIIGFSGGKDSTMLLQLVWNSLRKIEPFLLRRRVYVVCNDTLVENPRIVKFINKTLSKIQKAAIEYGIPITVHQTIPVIENTFWVKLIGLGYPAPNKFYRWCTERLKIDPTTRFIKETAAINGEAIILLGTRSAESSNRAASIKRHEVKGMRLRKHLLPNVFVYAPIKDISTNELWQYLNQVPPPWGGTHKELVTLYRNANAGDCPLVIDDTTPSCGNSRFGCWTCTVVNKDKSMEGLIENGEEWMQPLADIRNFLIETRDNPEKYREQEKRDGTIKEGQWGPYKAETRAEILKRILKAQKSLQATEGVELITHQELVLIQYYWYRERYYFKQTVSSIYNKIFKENLDMSKQEEKTKQEVELLKKSCKEEPKDVELIQSLLALQKTKTLMIRKRGLQADIENRLDQFIEDSKKAK, via the coding sequence ATGTCAATAAATATATCTCATATAGAGAATGAAATAATAGACCAATATCTCTATGATGAATCAGATAGACCGTGGATAATAGGATTCAGTGGAGGTAAAGACAGTACTATGCTTTTGCAATTAGTTTGGAACTCACTTAGAAAAATCGAACCTTTTTTATTAAGAAGGAGGGTATATGTTGTTTGTAATGATACTTTAGTTGAGAACCCAAGAATTGTAAAGTTCATAAATAAAACACTTAGTAAAATACAAAAAGCTGCTATAGAATATGGTATACCCATAACTGTACATCAAACAATTCCTGTAATAGAAAATACTTTTTGGGTTAAACTAATTGGATTAGGTTATCCAGCACCAAATAAATTTTATAGATGGTGTACCGAACGTTTAAAGATAGACCCTACTACTAGATTCATAAAAGAAACCGCAGCAATAAATGGAGAAGCCATTATTTTACTAGGTACTAGAAGTGCTGAAAGTTCAAACCGTGCTGCATCAATAAAAAGGCATGAAGTTAAAGGGATGCGTTTACGTAAACATTTATTGCCAAATGTATTTGTTTATGCCCCAATAAAAGATATTTCAACCAACGAATTATGGCAATATCTTAATCAAGTACCACCACCTTGGGGTGGCACTCATAAAGAATTAGTCACTCTTTATAGAAATGCCAATGCTGGCGATTGCCCTTTGGTTATTGATGACACTACTCCAAGCTGTGGTAATAGTCGTTTTGGATGTTGGACTTGCACTGTAGTAAACAAGGACAAATCAATGGAAGGTTTGATTGAGAATGGTGAAGAATGGATGCAGCCATTGGCAGATATTAGAAATTTTTTAATTGAAACAAGGGACAATCCTGAAAAATATAGAGAACAAGAAAAAAGGGATGGGACGATTAAAGAAGGTCAATGGGGACCCTATAAGGCTGAAACTAGAGCCGAAATATTAAAACGAATTTTAAAAGCTCAAAAATCTTTACAAGCAACCGAAGGTGTTGAGTTAATTACACATCAAGAATTAGTTTTAATTCAATATTATTGGTATAGGGAGAGGTATTATTTTAAACAAACCGTGTCTAGCATATATAATAAAATCTTTAAAGAAAATTTAGATATGAGCAAACAAGAAGAAAAAACAAAACAAGAGGTTGAGCTATTAAAAAAATCTTGTAAAGAGGAACCCAAAGATGTGGAGTTAATTCAGTCGCTTTTAGCTTTGCAAAAAACCAAAACTCTAATGATTAGAAAAAGAGGATTACAAGCAGACATTGAAAATCGTTTGGACCAATTTATCGAAGACAGCAAAAAAGCCAAATAA
- a CDS encoding DGQHR domain-containing protein yields the protein MSYFIDNKIKCLPVFQNQQDFLIGVFSIGTILKFTKYTKRLIVGFDEENLPIYNPQIQRDLENLRVQKIADFLIDDPNATFPTNIVLHIPSLIVDSQKQNNGFVEIQVNNKVFDGVERSRGKDDAGDVYITIIDGQHRIRGIEVALERIDGDIRVLAQTLQGSPNNLDLKKKLDRYSQRRKDLLNIQLVVSFFIDKTLEYQAMIFSTINRTQKRVSDSLVSSLFGLTTEDSPQKTALQVVLALNAHDKSPFFNRINLYGNDYDNNQSPPLSQAGMVKSIVNLICESLRESERDRFKERKLLSERTAGSQKYLPFRGYYVANKDSSISDILFYYFKAVKNVFVDDEKNSYWDFNPESMKPTNILQTTVGYTSFLNMLIDILKELPEKERYEVKSYENYLKKAKNINVKDLKRYPFTSKSQSIIYLDLSLAIFPPIDNSDKRVLRLYELLNKD from the coding sequence ATGAGCTACTTTATAGATAATAAAATAAAATGCCTTCCAGTATTTCAAAACCAACAAGATTTTTTGATTGGTGTTTTCAGCATTGGAACAATTCTAAAATTTACAAAATATACAAAGCGTTTAATTGTCGGTTTTGACGAGGAAAACCTGCCTATTTACAATCCACAAATTCAAAGAGATTTAGAAAATCTGAGAGTTCAAAAGATTGCAGATTTTTTAATTGACGACCCCAACGCAACATTTCCGACCAACATAGTTTTACATATTCCTTCACTTATTGTTGATTCTCAAAAACAGAATAATGGATTTGTAGAAATTCAAGTGAACAATAAAGTTTTTGACGGTGTAGAAAGGTCAAGAGGTAAAGATGATGCAGGTGATGTTTACATAACTATAATTGATGGTCAACACCGTATCAGAGGTATTGAAGTAGCACTTGAAAGAATTGACGGAGACATAAGAGTTCTTGCACAAACTCTGCAAGGAAGTCCAAACAATCTTGACTTGAAAAAAAAATTAGATAGATATTCTCAAAGAAGAAAAGACCTTTTGAATATTCAATTAGTTGTCTCATTTTTCATTGATAAAACTTTGGAATATCAAGCGATGATTTTTTCAACTATCAACAGAACACAAAAGAGAGTTTCCGATAGTTTAGTTTCAAGTTTGTTTGGTTTGACAACTGAAGATTCGCCACAGAAAACAGCATTACAAGTTGTGCTTGCTTTGAATGCACATGATAAATCTCCATTCTTTAATAGAATAAATCTTTACGGCAATGACTATGATAATAACCAAAGTCCACCACTTTCACAGGCTGGAATGGTAAAATCAATTGTCAATTTAATTTGTGAGAGTTTAAGAGAATCTGAAAGAGACCGTTTCAAAGAGAGAAAACTTTTGAGTGAAAGAACAGCAGGTTCACAAAAGTATCTACCTTTCAGAGGATATTATGTAGCAAATAAAGACAGTTCAATTTCTGATATTTTGTTTTACTATTTCAAAGCAGTAAAAAATGTTTTTGTTGATGATGAAAAAAACTCTTATTGGGACTTCAATCCCGAATCAATGAAGCCAACAAATATTTTACAAACAACGGTTGGTTATACATCGTTTTTAAATATGCTGATTGATATTTTAAAAGAGTTACCGGAAAAGGAAAGATATGAAGTAAAGAGTTATGAAAATTATTTAAAAAAAGCTAAGAATATAAATGTAAAAGATTTGAAGCGTTACCCTTTTACAAGCAAATCGCAATCTATCATTTACTTGGATTTGAGTTTGGCGATTTTCCCACCAATAGATAATTCAGATAAACGAGTTTTGCGACTTTATGAGTTGCTCAATAAAGATTAA
- a CDS encoding JAB domain-containing protein → MNVKLNEAQKIKVVTSDDVYKIMQQILLRENRLRRAQEHLWIVGLSNQSKLLFIELLALGAQNRAHIKPADAFRMAIYKLATQVVFVHNHPSGSTIPSQADKDLTDYLYKTGKFLEINVIDHLIIAEKQYFSFDDNGLMTKIKTSGVWELVDRTKADLNEMKTEIATEKADKKARIDIAQKLKAAGMSNEEIKKMTKLTLTEIKKL, encoded by the coding sequence ATGAATGTGAAACTAAACGAAGCCCAAAAGATAAAAGTTGTTACCTCCGATGATGTTTATAAGATAATGCAGCAAATTCTGTTGCGTGAAAACAGATTAAGAAGAGCACAAGAACATTTATGGATTGTAGGATTGAGTAACCAGAGTAAGTTATTGTTTATTGAGCTGCTTGCACTTGGGGCACAAAACCGTGCACATATTAAACCTGCTGATGCTTTTAGAATGGCCATTTACAAACTGGCTACACAGGTAGTTTTTGTGCATAACCACCCAAGCGGTAGCACCATTCCTTCACAAGCTGATAAGGATTTAACCGATTATCTTTACAAAACAGGCAAGTTTTTAGAAATTAATGTTATAGACCACCTCATTATTGCCGAAAAGCAATATTTCAGCTTTGATGATAATGGCTTAATGACCAAAATTAAAACCAGTGGTGTTTGGGAATTGGTTGACCGTACAAAAGCCGATTTAAACGAAATGAAAACGGAGATTGCAACAGAAAAAGCAGATAAGAAAGCAAGAATTGATATTGCGCAAAAATTAAAAGCAGCAGGCATGAGCAACGAGGAAATAAAGAAAATGACCAAGTTAACATTGACGGAAATTAAGAAGCTTTAA
- a CDS encoding DndE family protein, protein MLINIRTSEANKPIVQELTKRLNLGTENYVSRIAFSYSISRNVKLNLEKDLKDSKGKEYKDDILFGKYRDYYMALICQHYNLYKSDKDIAKYIKMHIDHGLTLINKLFEDNKNYSGLDFLLENIEKGIEKLEENDITNDAIIFDEKTRKNRITNKGYYAEAIKILVGKSFDDEDIYFQINDTSIHNNAHVAVAGNSGTGKTYFANSILKQISQETKGEVNFLFLDFKGISGEDEKKNKEFFEKTKTELIKAPYKPFPINPLAFIDNVNEKNKIMGINKFVDIITSYSNIGKNQQQTLKDATREVFNSMKNGQYPSFKQIYNKVIEIEGEKASTLKEILQGLGDDYELFETKVDAKNSFLNKNYYLSLSGDLPRTVRFTSVFLIINYIYNTFMNMDNAPIEGKYQGMRYVLLIDEAHTIFKEKKSQDLLEKVLREIRSKGVSIILLSQAIEEFNQPSFDFSTMCETAFLFDIKDKTNLKMMQKFLGIGDKDSTKLKNSMEKIQKYQLISNLKEYKVAELFKA, encoded by the coding sequence ATGCTGATTAATATAAGAACATCCGAAGCGAATAAACCAATTGTTCAAGAGTTAACGAAGAGGTTAAATCTTGGAACGGAAAACTACGTCTCAAGAATTGCTTTTTCTTATTCCATTTCTCGAAACGTAAAATTGAATTTGGAAAAAGATTTAAAAGATAGCAAAGGCAAAGAATATAAAGATGATATTCTGTTTGGTAAGTATCGTGATTACTACATGGCTTTAATTTGTCAGCATTATAATCTTTATAAGTCTGATAAAGATATAGCAAAATACATAAAGATGCATATTGACCACGGCTTGACTTTAATAAATAAATTATTTGAAGATAACAAAAATTATTCTGGACTTGATTTTCTTTTAGAAAACATTGAAAAAGGAATTGAGAAGTTAGAGGAAAATGATATTACAAATGATGCAATCATTTTTGATGAAAAGACAAGAAAAAACAGAATTACAAACAAAGGCTATTATGCAGAAGCAATAAAAATTCTAGTTGGTAAATCGTTTGACGATGAAGACATTTATTTTCAAATAAACGACACAAGCATTCACAACAATGCACATGTTGCCGTTGCGGGTAATTCAGGCACAGGTAAAACATATTTTGCCAATAGTATTTTGAAGCAAATTTCACAGGAAACAAAAGGAGAAGTAAATTTTCTTTTTCTTGATTTCAAAGGTATCAGTGGTGAAGATGAAAAGAAAAATAAAGAGTTTTTTGAGAAAACAAAAACCGAGTTGATAAAAGCACCTTACAAGCCCTTCCCTATTAATCCGCTTGCATTCATTGACAACGTGAATGAGAAGAACAAAATCATGGGTATAAATAAGTTTGTGGACATCATTACCAGTTACAGCAATATCGGTAAGAACCAACAACAAACTTTGAAAGATGCAACCCGGGAAGTTTTTAACTCCATGAAAAACGGGCAATATCCTTCTTTCAAACAGATTTACAATAAAGTAATTGAGATTGAAGGGGAGAAAGCAAGCACGCTCAAAGAAATTTTGCAGGGGCTTGGAGATGATTATGAGTTATTTGAAACGAAGGTTGATGCAAAAAATAGTTTTCTAAACAAAAACTATTACCTAAGCTTGAGTGGTGATTTGCCAAGAACAGTCCGTTTTACCTCTGTTTTCTTAATCATTAATTATATCTATAATACTTTCATGAATATGGACAACGCCCCAATTGAAGGCAAGTATCAAGGTATGAGGTATGTTTTGTTGATTGATGAAGCACATACAATTTTTAAAGAGAAGAAGAGCCAAGACCTTTTGGAAAAAGTACTTCGTGAAATTCGTTCAAAAGGAGTTTCTATTATTTTACTTTCACAAGCCATTGAAGAATTTAATCAACCTTCATTTGACTTTAGCACAATGTGCGAAACCGCTTTCCTATTTGACATTAAAGATAAAACAAATTTGAAAATGATGCAGAAGTTTTTAGGCATAGGTGATAAAGATTCAACAAAGCTGAAAAACAGTATGGAAAAGATTCAAAAGTATCAACTCATTAGTAACTTGAAAGAATATAAAGTTGCTGAACTTTTTAAAGCATAA
- a CDS encoding DUF1573 domain-containing protein, protein MQLKTHCFSLTKHLKVNTFLFLLLLISNFAVAQSEEPPPSPDTTFAGYINDYKVDVVYTYDMINLDINVALNIDSLSLGVQYEVIQTFLNTKNVPVIIKDLAPSCTCISTDWYKQPIAPGATGWIKIKYLATIPDKKSKLVKAIIYDEKGYKPMGIQPIKISVNVKQPANN, encoded by the coding sequence ATGCAATTAAAAACCCATTGCTTCTCCCTTACAAAGCATTTAAAGGTAAACACTTTTCTTTTTTTATTACTATTAATCTCAAATTTTGCTGTTGCGCAAAGTGAGGAGCCACCTCCGAGCCCAGATACTACTTTTGCAGGTTACATTAATGATTATAAGGTAGATGTTGTATATACCTATGATATGATAAACTTAGATATAAATGTAGCATTGAATATAGATTCTTTAAGTTTAGGTGTACAATATGAAGTAATACAAACATTCTTAAACACAAAGAATGTACCAGTGATAATTAAAGATTTAGCCCCGTCTTGTACTTGTATTTCGACCGATTGGTATAAACAGCCTATTGCACCTGGTGCTACTGGATGGATAAAGATTAAATATTTGGCTACCATACCCGACAAAAAATCAAAATTGGTTAAGGCCATTATATATGATGAAAAGGGGTATAAACCAATGGGTATTCAACCAATAAAAATAAGTGTAAACGTAAAACAACCTGCAAATAACTAA